The DNA window GCCGCTCGCCTGGTGGTGGGGCCGGCTCACCGTGACCCAGCTGGTGGTCGTGGCGCTGGTGGTCAGCTTCGCCAACGTGCTGTTCGACGTCGCCAACGCCACCTTCCTGCCGGCCATCGTGGGCCGCGACCAGCTGCACGCCCGCAACAGCCTCACCTCGGCCACCCACGCCGCCACCCAGCTCAGCGGCCCGTCCCTGGGCGGCGTCGCCGTGCAGGCGCTCGGCGCGGTGCCGGCCGTGCTGGTCGACGCGGCCAGCTACCTGGTCTCCGCGGCGCTGCTCGGGTCGCTGCCCGCCCGCCGGGTCGACGCACCGGACCGCTGGCCCCCGGTCCGCGCCATGATCGGCGAGGGTTGGCGGTACGTCAGCCGGCACCCGGTGATGGGCCCGACCATGTGGACGGCCACCGCGGTCAACTTCGTCTGCGGGGCGCAGCTGGCCGTCTACCCCCTCTACCTGGTTCGCGAGCTGCACGCCCCGGCCGCGCTGGTCGGTGTGCTGCTCGCGGTCGAGGGGGTCGGCTCACTGGTCGGCGCGACCCTGACCCCCTGGATCACCGGGCGCTGGGGCACCGCCCGGTCGCTGCTGGTCGCCTGCGTGGTGTCCGTCGGCGGGGCGTTCCTGGTGCCGCTGGGCGCCGGCTGGCCGGCGTACCTCGCGTTCGCGGCCGGCAACGTGCTCTTCGCCGGTGGCGTCGTGGTGCTCAGCGTGACCACCCGCACCTACCGGCAGATCGCCAGCCCACCCGACCTGCTCTCCCGGGTGATGGCCACGGTCCGCTTCGTCTCCTGGGGCGCCATCCCGGTGGGCGGGCTGCTCGCCGGGGCGCTCGCCGGGCTCGCCGGAGGCCGGGTCACCCTGTTCTGCTTCGCCGCGGCCACCGTGTTGGCTCCCCTGGCCCTGCTGCTGTCCCCGGTGCGCCGCCTGCGCGACCTGGCCGACCTGCGGATCGAGGAGCCGACCGACCGGGAGAGCGTCGCGGCGGCCCGCTGACCTGAGGCCCTCAGTCCGGCAGGACGGCCGCGGCGACCCGGCGGGCCCGCGCCGGGCGGGTGAGCACGTCGACGTTGTCGAGGTACTGGTCCACCGCGCCGACCGGCGGGCGGGCACGCAGCTCCGGGTCCGCGATGGCGGCGCGCAGCGCGGCGGTGAACCGCTCGGCGTGCAGGACGAGGAACGGCCGGCCGTGGAACGGCCGGGCGGCCGGGTCGACCGGCACGGCCAGCCCGGTGTCGTTCGTCCACGCCGCCACCGCCTCCAGCGCCCGGACCAGCCCGGCCTGCCGCCGGGGCCACCCGCCCGCCCCGAGGGCGACGGTCAGCGCGTCCACCACCGGCGCCGCGGCCGGCAACGCGGCGAAGACCGTGCCGAGCCATTTCGCGTACGGGGGCCAGCGGCGGTGCAGCAGCAGGCCGAGCCGCATCAGGTCACGGGCCAGCCCGGCGGTCACCACCCGGCTGCCCAGCTCGTCGCCGACCTCGGCGCAGCGGCCGGCCAGGTGCTCGGCCTGCCCGACCCGCTGCCACCCGGCCGCCAGCACGTGCCGCCAGACGTCGTCCGGATACCACGCCAGGCGGGCCCGGACGTCGGTGAGCGCCCCGCCCAGCCCGTCGTGGAACACCGCCCCGCCGGTCAGCTCGGCGAGCCGCTGGGTGGGCGTGGCCAGCCAGTCCGCCACCGTCATCCCGGCCCGCGGGTCCCCGCCCAGCCGCTCCCGCAGCCACGCCCCCAGTTCGTCGACGCTCACCCCGTGCCGCTCGCCGTCTGCGCGGACCACGCCGAGCCGGGCCGTCGGGCCGCCGGTGAACCGGGTCGGCCAGCCGAGGAACTCGGCCGGCAGTTCCGCGTCGAGGACCGCCCGTACGGGCGCCACCTCGGCCGCGTCGGCGACGAAGAGCTGGGTGCGTGGCCCCCAGTCGTGGTCGGTCGACCGGGGCGTGTCCAGGCCGAGCAGCTCGGAGCCGCCGTCGAGCAGTGCGGCCGCGTAGCGCAGGCCGGGCAGCCGGCGCGCCAGCAGCGGGGCGACCACCTCGTCGTGGAAGCGGTGCGCCAGGGTCAGCCCGGGTACGAACGTCACTCCGCCAGTCTGCGCACGACGGGCCGCCCGCGCCGCCCGGTTTCCGCCCTACGCCGCCGGTCAGCGGAGGTGGTGGCGGTCCGCCCAGGCGGAGATGGCGGCGGCGATCTCGGCGGGACGGTCCTCCGGTGCGTGGTGGCCGGCCGGCCCGCACGCCACCGTCTCCAGGGCCGCCATGTTCCGCGCGCACCAGTCGGCCAGCTCCGGGGTGATCAGCAGCGTCGGTGAGCCCTCGAAGGTCAGCAGCAGCTTCGGCACCCCGTCGCTGGCGGCCAGCCACCGGTCGTACGCCTCGATCCGGGCGACCAGCTCGGCCGGCTCACCGCCGAGCGGCATCTGACGCGCCCAGGCCAGCAGCGGCCGGCGGCTCTCCCGGCCCGGGTACGGCGCGAGGTAGGTCTTCAGGTCCTCCTCCCCCACCGGCTGGAGCACCCCGCCGGTGAACGCCTGCCGGACGAGCAGGTCCTGGTCGAGCACGAGCTGCTCGCCCACGCCCGGCGTGCGGATCGCCTCGGACCGGGCCCGGGCCTGCGGCGAGAGGTCGCTCCACGCCATCGGCTTGACCATGGTCTCCAGGAACGCCACGCCGCGGACCCGATCGGGGTGCCGGGCCGCCCAGTCGAAGGCGAGCGCGCCGCCCCAGTCGTGGCCGACCAGCACCACGTCGGTCAGGTCGAGCGCGTCGAACCAGGCGTCCAGGTAGCGGGCGTGGTCGGCGAAGAGGTACGGGGAGTCGGGCTTGCCGGAGCGGCCCATGCCGATGAGGTCGGGTGCGAGCAGCCGGCCCGCCCCGATCCGGGGCAGCACCCCGCGCCAGGTGTGCGACGAGCCGGGGTTGCCGTGCAGGAAGACGAACGTCGGCCCGTCGCCGGTCTCCGTGTGGTGGATGGTCGAGTCGAGCACGTGCCTCTCGGGCATGTCCCGGCGCTCCTTCGTCAGTCGGGTGGATCGGGTTCGTCAGTCGGGTGGGTCGAGCGGGGCGTCCAGCAGCGCGGTCAGGTCACGGACGAACCCCGCCGTGCGCGGGTCGTCCCGGCCCCCGAGGGGGGCGAGCAACTGGCCGAGCAGCGCCTGGACGGTGTCGATCGCCGGGCGGACCACCTCGCGACCGCGGTCGGTCAGGGTGAGCCGGACCGCCCGGGTGTCGGCCGCGTCGCGCTCCCGCCCGACCAGGCCGTCGGCCTCCAGGGCCCGGGCCAGCTTCGACACGTAGAGCGGCTCCAGGCCGGTGTGGTCGGCCAGCTCCCGCTGGCTCGGGTGCAGGCCGGCGCGGCGCATCCCGTGCAGCGACGAGAGCAGCACGTACTGCGCGTGGGTGAGGCCGAGCGGGGCGAGCGCCCGGTCGACCGCCACCCTCCAGCGCATCGCCAGCCGCCAGACCAGATGGCCGGGGCTGGGACCGATCGGGATTCCGTCCATGTCGGAAACAGTACATGTACATGATGTACATGGCTAGTGTTTCGGTGGCGGGTCCCCCACCTCGTCGGTGGGCTGTGCCAGGCTGTCGGCGTGGCACACCGACCCCCGATCCTGCTGATCGACTCCCCGAGCCTCTACTTCCGCGCCTACTTCGGCATCCCCGAGTCGGCGGCGAAGACGGACGACGGCCAGCCGGTCAACGCCGTCCGTGGCTTCCTCGACATGCTGGCCCAGCTGGTCCGCACCCGGCGGCCCGACCGGATGGTCTGCGCGCTCGACCACGACTGGCGACCGGCGTGGCGGGTCGAGCTGCTGCCGTCGTACAAGGCGCACCGGGTGGCACCCGAGGGCGGCGAGGTGGTGCCGGACACGCTCTCCCCGCAGGTGCCGATGATCCTGGAGGTCCTCGACGCGCTCGGCATCACTGCGGTCGGCGCCACCGGCTACGAGGCCGACGACGTGCTCGGCACCCTCTCGGTGACCCAGCCCGGCCCGGCCGAGGTGGTCTCCGGCGACCGTGACCTGTTCCAGCTCGTCGACGACGACCGCCCGGTACGGCTGCTCTACGTCGGGCGCGGCGTGGCCAAGCTCGACGACTGCGACGACGCGGCGGTCCGCGCCCGCTACGGCGTCCCGGCCAACCGCTACGCCGACTTCGCGGCGCTGCGCGGCGACCCGAGCGACGGCCTGCCCGGCGTGCCCGGGGTGGGCGAGAAGACCGCGGCCCGCCTCATCGAGCGCTACGACGGCCTGCCCGGCATCCTCGCCGCGCTGGACGACCCGGGCTCCGGCTTCGCCCCCGGGCTGCGCACCAAGCTCAACGCGGCCCGGGACTACCTGGCCGTCGCGCCGAAGGTGGTCCAGGTCGCCCTCGACGTACCGCTGCCGGACCTGGCCACCGCGCTGCCGACGGCGCCGGCGGACCCGGACCGCCTGCTGGAGCTGGCGCAGCGGTGGAACCTCGCCGGCTCGTGCCGGCGCCTCGTGGACGCGCTCGCCATGCCCCGCTCCTGACGGCCCGGCCGGGCCATGTACGGCCCGGCCCGCTCAGGCGGCGGCGTGGTAGGCCAGCACGCCCCGGTTGACCGCCGCGATCGCCTGCCGGGCGGTGGAGCGCAGCTCGGTGGAGGCGCCGCCGGAGTCGGCGAGCTGGCCGAGCAGGTCGACCACCTGCCGGGCCCAGCGGACGAAGTCGCCGGCCGGCATCTCGCCGTCGATCTGGTGCCCGCTGGCGAGCACCTTGGCGAGGGCCTCGCCGCGCGCCCACCGGTAGATCGGCCAGGCGAAGCCGAGGTCCGGCTCGCGGGTGACCGCCAGGCCGCGGGAGGCCTCGTCCGCCTCGATGTCGCCCCACAGCGTCAGCGTCTCCTCCACCGCCTCCGCGACCGGACCGCGGGGCAGGCCGGCGCGCTCGTCGACGTCGCGTCGGGCCTCGAAGACCACCACCGAGACCGCGGCGGCCAGCTCGGCCGGGGAGAGCCCGTCCCACACCTTGCGGCGCAGACACTCGGCGACCAGCAGGTCGGCCTCGGTCCAGATCCGGCCCAGCATCCGGCCGGCGTCGGTGACCTCGCCGTCGGCGGAGAGGTAGCCACGCGCGGTCAGCAACGCGACGATCCGGTCGAACGTGCGGGCCAGCGAACCGGTCCGCCCGGCCACCCGCTGGCGCAGCTCCTCGGTGTCGCGCTCCAGGCGGCGCCGCCGCTCGGCCCAGCGGGCGTGCTCCTCCCGGTCCGGGCAGGCGTGGCAGGGGTGCCGGCGCAGCTCGGTGCGGAGCTGGCTGAGCTGGTGGTCCTCGCCGACCGCCTGCCGGGAGCGCCCGCCGCGGCGGCCGCCGTGCCGGTCCAGCCCGGTGCCGCTGACCTCGGCCGCCAGGTCCCGGCGGGCCGCCGGCGAGCGGTGGTTGAAGTGCTTGGGCACCCGGATCCGGGCGAGCACCTCCGCCGGGGTGGTGAAGTCGCCGGGGCTGACCCGCCCGGCCCACCGGTCCTGGGTGAGCACCAGCGGGCGGGGCTCGCCGAAACCGCCGGTGGCCGGGTCGAGCACCACCGCCAGGCCGGCCCGCCGGCCCGAGGGCACCCGGATCACGTCGCCCACCCGCAGCCGCTCCAGCGAGGCGACGGCCGCCGCCTTGCGCTGGGTCTGGCCCTGCCGGGCCATGGCGCGCTCGCGGTCGGCGATGGCCACCCGCAGGGCGAAGTACTCGTCGAAGTCGCCCTGGTGGCAGGACGCCTCGGCGCCGTACGCCTCGATGGTCTCGGTGTTGCGCTGCACCTGCCGGGCCAGGCCCACCACCGACCGGTCGGCCTGGAACTGCGCGAAGGAGGACTCCAGCAGGGCCCGGGCCGGCTCCGCGCCGACGGTGCCGACCAGGTTGACCGCCATGTTGTAGGAGGGCCGGAAGCTGGACCGCAGCGGGTAGGTGCGGGTCGAGGCGAGGCCGGCGACGTGCCGGGGGTCGGTCTCCGGCGACCAGACCACCACGGCGTGCCCCTCGACGTCGATGCCGCGCCGGCCGGCCCGACCGGTGAGCTGCGTGTATTCGCCAGGGGTGAGGTCGACGTGCGCCTCGCCGTTGAACTTGACCAGACGCTCCAGCACCACGCAGCGGGCCGGCATGTTGATGCCCAGGGCGAGGGTCTCGGTGGCGAAGACGGCCTTGACCAGACCGCGGACGAACAGCTCCTCGACGACCTCCTTGAACGCGGGCAGCATGCCGGCGTGGTGGGCGGCGAGCCCGCGCTCCAGGCCGTCGAGCCACTCCCAGTAGCCCAGCACGGTCAGGTCCTCGCCGGGGATGGCCGTGATCCGCGATTCGACCACCTGGCGGATCTCGGTGCGTTCCTCGGGCGAGGTGAGCCGCAGCCCGGCGGCGAGGCACTGCTGGACGGCCGCCTGGCAGCCGGCCCGGCTGAAGATGAACAGGATCGCCGGGAGCAGGTTCTCCCGGTCCAGCCGCTCGACGATGTCGGGGCGCATCGGCCCGCGCCAGCGGGGCCCGCGGCGGCCCGCGCCGGGGCCGGCGCTGCGCCCCTCCCCCAGCTCCAGCCGGCGCACGGTGTCCCGCGTGTAGCGCAGCAGCTCCGGATGGACGTCGTGCTTGCGGGCCGCGTCGGCGTCGTGGAACAGGTCGAACATCCGCTTGCCGACCAGCATGTGCTGCCAGAGCGGCACCGGGCGGTGCTCGCTGACCACCACGGCGGTCTCCCCGCGCACGGTGACCAGCCAGTCGGCGAACTCCTCGGCGTTGGAGACGGTGGCCGAGAGCGAGACCAGGGTGACCGAGGCGGGCAGGTGGATGATCACCTCTTCCCAGACGCCGCCGCGGAACCGGTCGGCGAGGTAGTGCACCTCGTCCATCACCACGTAGGCCAGGCCCTCCAGCGTGGCCGAGCCGGCGTAGAGCATGTTGCGCAGCACCTCGGTGGTCATCACCACCACGGGCGCGTCACCGTTGATCGCGTTGTCGCCGGTGAGCAGGCCGACCTGCTCGGCGCCGTAGCGGTCGACCAGGTCG is part of the Micromonospora halotolerans genome and encodes:
- a CDS encoding DEAD/DEAH box helicase is translated as MSSPAERYAAARRRAAQASAFPALDEFALDLGFDLDDFQREACEALERGSGVLVCAPTGAGKTVVGEFAVHLALRGTPGKPAAADGGGGPTTRRKCFYTTPIKALSNQKYHDLVDRYGAEQVGLLTGDNAINGDAPVVVMTTEVLRNMLYAGSATLEGLAYVVMDEVHYLADRFRGGVWEEVIIHLPASVTLVSLSATVSNAEEFADWLVTVRGETAVVVSEHRPVPLWQHMLVGKRMFDLFHDADAARKHDVHPELLRYTRDTVRRLELGEGRSAGPGAGRRGPRWRGPMRPDIVERLDRENLLPAILFIFSRAGCQAAVQQCLAAGLRLTSPEERTEIRQVVESRITAIPGEDLTVLGYWEWLDGLERGLAAHHAGMLPAFKEVVEELFVRGLVKAVFATETLALGINMPARCVVLERLVKFNGEAHVDLTPGEYTQLTGRAGRRGIDVEGHAVVVWSPETDPRHVAGLASTRTYPLRSSFRPSYNMAVNLVGTVGAEPARALLESSFAQFQADRSVVGLARQVQRNTETIEAYGAEASCHQGDFDEYFALRVAIADRERAMARQGQTQRKAAAVASLERLRVGDVIRVPSGRRAGLAVVLDPATGGFGEPRPLVLTQDRWAGRVSPGDFTTPAEVLARIRVPKHFNHRSPAARRDLAAEVSGTGLDRHGGRRGGRSRQAVGEDHQLSQLRTELRRHPCHACPDREEHARWAERRRRLERDTEELRQRVAGRTGSLARTFDRIVALLTARGYLSADGEVTDAGRMLGRIWTEADLLVAECLRRKVWDGLSPAELAAAVSVVVFEARRDVDERAGLPRGPVAEAVEETLTLWGDIEADEASRGLAVTREPDLGFAWPIYRWARGEALAKVLASGHQIDGEMPAGDFVRWARQVVDLLGQLADSGGASTELRSTARQAIAAVNRGVLAYHAAA
- a CDS encoding MarR family winged helix-turn-helix transcriptional regulator, which translates into the protein MDGIPIGPSPGHLVWRLAMRWRVAVDRALAPLGLTHAQYVLLSSLHGMRRAGLHPSQRELADHTGLEPLYVSKLARALEADGLVGRERDAADTRAVRLTLTDRGREVVRPAIDTVQALLGQLLAPLGGRDDPRTAGFVRDLTALLDAPLDPPD
- a CDS encoding MFS transporter, encoding MSVGQGAGVFWRWWTAGTTSSVGSAVGAVALPLTALTVLDASAFEMGLVAAASYVAWLVIGLPAGVIVQRLPLRGAQVGADLARAAAVVSVPLAWWWGRLTVTQLVVVALVVSFANVLFDVANATFLPAIVGRDQLHARNSLTSATHAATQLSGPSLGGVAVQALGAVPAVLVDAASYLVSAALLGSLPARRVDAPDRWPPVRAMIGEGWRYVSRHPVMGPTMWTATAVNFVCGAQLAVYPLYLVRELHAPAALVGVLLAVEGVGSLVGATLTPWITGRWGTARSLLVACVVSVGGAFLVPLGAGWPAYLAFAAGNVLFAGGVVVLSVTTRTYRQIASPPDLLSRVMATVRFVSWGAIPVGGLLAGALAGLAGGRVTLFCFAAATVLAPLALLLSPVRRLRDLADLRIEEPTDRESVAAAR
- a CDS encoding haloalkane dehalogenase, which encodes MTKERRDMPERHVLDSTIHHTETGDGPTFVFLHGNPGSSHTWRGVLPRIGAGRLLAPDLIGMGRSGKPDSPYLFADHARYLDAWFDALDLTDVVLVGHDWGGALAFDWAARHPDRVRGVAFLETMVKPMAWSDLSPQARARSEAIRTPGVGEQLVLDQDLLVRQAFTGGVLQPVGEEDLKTYLAPYPGRESRRPLLAWARQMPLGGEPAELVARIEAYDRWLAASDGVPKLLLTFEGSPTLLITPELADWCARNMAALETVACGPAGHHAPEDRPAEIAAAISAWADRHHLR
- a CDS encoding DUF4037 domain-containing protein encodes the protein MTFVPGLTLAHRFHDEVVAPLLARRLPGLRYAAALLDGGSELLGLDTPRSTDHDWGPRTQLFVADAAEVAPVRAVLDAELPAEFLGWPTRFTGGPTARLGVVRADGERHGVSVDELGAWLRERLGGDPRAGMTVADWLATPTQRLAELTGGAVFHDGLGGALTDVRARLAWYPDDVWRHVLAAGWQRVGQAEHLAGRCAEVGDELGSRVVTAGLARDLMRLGLLLHRRWPPYAKWLGTVFAALPAAAPVVDALTVALGAGGWPRRQAGLVRALEAVAAWTNDTGLAVPVDPAARPFHGRPFLVLHAERFTAALRAAIADPELRARPPVGAVDQYLDNVDVLTRPARARRVAAAVLPD
- a CDS encoding 5'-3' exonuclease → MAHRPPILLIDSPSLYFRAYFGIPESAAKTDDGQPVNAVRGFLDMLAQLVRTRRPDRMVCALDHDWRPAWRVELLPSYKAHRVAPEGGEVVPDTLSPQVPMILEVLDALGITAVGATGYEADDVLGTLSVTQPGPAEVVSGDRDLFQLVDDDRPVRLLYVGRGVAKLDDCDDAAVRARYGVPANRYADFAALRGDPSDGLPGVPGVGEKTAARLIERYDGLPGILAALDDPGSGFAPGLRTKLNAARDYLAVAPKVVQVALDVPLPDLATALPTAPADPDRLLELAQRWNLAGSCRRLVDALAMPRS